The following are encoded together in the Girardinichthys multiradiatus isolate DD_20200921_A chromosome X, DD_fGirMul_XY1, whole genome shotgun sequence genome:
- the LOC124863526 gene encoding cytochrome c oxidase subunit NDUFA4-like encodes MLLTIRKQLRSHPALIPLFFFIGGGATMSLLYLARLGLRNPDVSWDRKNNPEPWNKLSPNYQYKFFAVNTDYSKLKKDRPDF; translated from the exons ATGCTTCTCACAATTCGCAAGCAACTCAGAAGCCATCCTGCT CTGATCCCCCTTTTCTTCTTCATTGGTGGAGGGGCAACCATGTCCCTGCTGTACCTGGCCCGTCTGGGTCTGAGAAACCCTGATGTTTC TTGGGATCGCAAGAACAACCCAGAGCCTTGGAACAAACTGAGTCCAAACTACCAGTACAAG TTCTTTGCAGTAAACACGGATTACAGCAAACTGAAGAAGGATCGTCCAGACTTCTAA